The following are encoded in a window of Macadamia integrifolia cultivar HAES 741 unplaced genomic scaffold, SCU_Mint_v3 scaffold1094, whole genome shotgun sequence genomic DNA:
- the LOC122062718 gene encoding alpha-terpineol synthase, chloroplastic-like, producing the protein MALHLHILPTACFSKGLTPYMSVPTRPFSHHCMSLNIRSHLNSLTSEPITKRRSANYQPNIWCYEFLQSLKSDYTISKSLFFGEAYKSMTKKLEEEVKHRLDDKAMGHLCQLELIDDIQRLGLGYLFEEEIKKVLATIARRKDIKTRTEENEAGNFIPSYLDNVKGVLSLYEASHLAVEGESILDEAKDFSRTALEGIKGNMEPSVAKLVIHALELPLHWRMPWIEARWYTDIYEQKNNSIPALIELAKLNFNIVQAVHQKELAELSRWWEHLGFRYHMDFARDNLVPCFLWALGMNPEPQLSFFRIELTKVIMLIKTIDDVYGSMEELDLFTDVVERWDIEAMEQLPNYIKICFLALFNTVNEMGYDHLKERGVETIRFLKIRWVDLCKAYLIEAKWYYNNHRKTLEEYLNNAITSIGGKVILIHAFSSL; encoded by the exons GACCTTTCAGCCATCATTGCATGAGTTTAAACATCCGATCCCATCTAAACTCTCTTACCTCTGAGCCAATAACTAAAAGGCGATCAGCAAACTACCAGCCCAACATCTGGTGCTATGAGTTCCTGCAATCTTTGAAGAGTGATTACACTATAAGTAAATCCTTATTTTTT GGCGAGGCCTATAAGAGCATGACCAAGAAATTGGAGGAGGAAGTAAAGCATAGGCTTGATGATAAAGCCATGGGGCATCTTTGTCAGCTTGAGCTGATTGATGACATCCAAAGGCTTGGGTTAGGCTACCTCTTTGAGGAGGAGATCAAGAAAGTCTTGGCTACCATAGCGCGCAGGAAAGATATAAAAACTAGAACTGAGGAGA ATGAGGCAGGAAATTTCATACCAAGTTATTTAGATAATGTAAAGGGAGTTCTAAGTTTGTATGAAGCTTCTCACTTGGCTGTAGAAGGTGAAAGTATCTTGGATGAGGCCAAAGACTTCTCAAGGACAGCTTTGGAGGGGATCAAGGGTAATATGGAACCAAGCGTCGCAAAACTAGTGATCCATGCTTTGGAGCTTCCCCTTCACTGGAGGATGCCTTGGATAGAAGCTAGGTGGTATACTGACATCTACGAGCAAAAGAATAACTCAATTCCTGCATTAATTGAACTAGCAAAGTTAAATTTCAACATTGTCCAAGCTGTACACCAGAAAGAGCTAGCTGAATTGTCAAG gtggTGGGAACATTTGGGCTTCCGATATCACATGGATTTCGCTAGAGATAATTTGGTCCCATGCTTTTTATGGGCATTGGGAATGAACCCTGAACCTCAATTAAGTTTTTTTAGGATTGAACTTACAAAGGTTATTATGCTAATAAAAACGATCGATGATGTTTATGGTTCCATGGAAGAACTCGATCTTTTTACTGATGTAGTGGAGAG ATGGGATATTGAAGCAATGGAACAACTTCCAAACTATATAAAGATATGTTTCTTGGCTCTTTTCAACACTGTTAATGAAATGGGATATGATCACCTCAAGGAACGTGGAGTTGAGACCATACGTTTCCTAAAGA TCCGGTGGGTTGATTTATGCAAAGCATACTTGATAGAGGCAAAGTGGTATTACAACAATCATAGAAAAACCCTTGAGGAGTACCTAAACAATGCAATTACTTCAATAGGAGGCAAAGTTATACTCATTCATGCATTTTCCTCTTTGTGA